In Sedimentibacter sp. MB31-C6, one genomic interval encodes:
- a CDS encoding alpha/beta hydrolase family protein, translated as MENLKLKDFLDYKFLSELELSPDKKYGAFVMHSANYESNKYLSNIWILNCATLEYKKLTSLNEEKNFIWLDNNTILFPSMRDEKLKKEIKKGEQWTVYYTIDIHGGEANEYMRIPMKVTDIKKIADEMFLFTATYDHYGINLHSIEEEKSKAIEIIKDNKDYEILDEIPFWTNGEGFTNKKRNMLYLYDKGANNIVPISKQFENISITSIKDGKALFVSECFTNKAEQTNELYLYELYSKEATCLVDEEEGYNIEFAEFVGNNIIFSGSLMDEYGLNQNCNFYKINNNNIVLLYRHDFGLGDSVGSDCRFGGGADVRVYNNSLYFISTESKSSYIKKLSLDGEIEKLTTDNGSIDCFDICNEGILFIGLRGTKLQEIYKLNSETEKQITKFNEIILETKNIIKPEPIEFINDDMKIEGFVLKPVNYNENKSYPGILDIHGGPKTVFGEVFYHEMQYWANEGYFVFYCNPRGSDGRGDEFADIRGKYGTIDYDDIMKFTDFVLQKYPQIDSKRIGVTGGSYGGFMTNWIIGHTDRFKCAVSQRSISNWISKFGTTDIGYYFNSDQNLSTPWDNVEKMWWHSPLKYANQVVTPTLFIHSEEDYRCWLAEGLQMFTALKYHGVDARLCMFKGENHELSRSGKPKHRVRRLEEMTNWFKKYLSI; from the coding sequence ATGGAAAATTTGAAGTTGAAGGATTTCTTAGATTACAAATTTTTATCAGAATTAGAGCTATCTCCAGATAAAAAATACGGAGCTTTTGTTATGCATTCTGCCAATTATGAAAGTAATAAGTATTTATCAAACATTTGGATTTTGAATTGTGCTACTTTAGAATATAAAAAACTTACATCATTGAATGAAGAAAAAAACTTTATTTGGTTAGATAATAATACAATTCTTTTCCCCTCAATGAGAGATGAAAAGCTAAAGAAAGAAATTAAAAAGGGAGAACAATGGACAGTTTATTATACTATCGATATTCATGGTGGTGAAGCCAATGAATATATGCGTATTCCAATGAAAGTTACAGATATTAAAAAAATAGCTGATGAAATGTTTTTGTTTACTGCTACATATGACCATTATGGTATTAATTTACATTCAATAGAAGAAGAAAAATCAAAAGCAATTGAAATAATAAAAGATAATAAAGACTACGAAATATTAGATGAAATACCATTTTGGACAAATGGTGAAGGTTTTACTAATAAAAAAAGAAATATGCTTTATTTATATGATAAAGGAGCAAATAATATTGTTCCTATTTCAAAACAATTTGAAAACATTAGTATAACCAGCATAAAAGATGGAAAGGCACTTTTTGTATCAGAATGTTTCACAAATAAGGCTGAACAAACTAACGAGCTATATCTTTATGAATTATATTCAAAGGAAGCCACTTGTCTAGTTGATGAAGAAGAAGGCTACAACATAGAATTTGCTGAATTTGTTGGTAATAATATCATTTTTAGTGGATCACTTATGGATGAATATGGGTTAAATCAAAATTGCAATTTCTATAAAATTAATAATAATAACATAGTTTTGCTTTATAGACACGACTTTGGCTTAGGTGATTCAGTAGGTTCTGACTGCAGGTTTGGAGGAGGTGCAGATGTAAGAGTATATAACAATTCGCTGTACTTTATTTCAACTGAGTCCAAAAGTTCTTACATAAAAAAGCTATCCCTTGATGGTGAAATAGAAAAACTTACTACAGATAACGGCTCCATAGATTGCTTTGATATATGTAATGAAGGAATTCTATTTATAGGTCTTAGAGGAACTAAGCTTCAGGAAATCTATAAGTTAAACTCTGAAACAGAAAAACAAATAACAAAATTTAATGAAATAATATTAGAAACAAAAAATATTATAAAACCTGAACCTATTGAATTTATAAATGATGACATGAAAATTGAAGGTTTCGTATTAAAGCCTGTTAATTATAATGAAAACAAATCTTACCCAGGTATCCTAGATATTCATGGAGGTCCTAAAACTGTCTTTGGTGAAGTTTTTTATCACGAAATGCAGTATTGGGCAAACGAAGGGTATTTCGTATTTTACTGTAATCCAAGGGGAAGTGACGGAAGAGGTGATGAATTTGCAGACATTAGAGGAAAATATGGTACAATTGATTATGATGATATAATGAAATTTACAGATTTTGTACTACAGAAATATCCTCAAATTGACTCTAAACGTATTGGGGTTACTGGCGGTTCGTATGGTGGTTTTATGACAAACTGGATTATAGGTCACACTGATAGATTTAAATGTGCAGTTTCACAGAGAAGTATATCAAATTGGATTTCTAAGTTCGGAACAACTGACATTGGATATTATTTTAATTCAGACCAAAATCTATCAACACCTTGGGATAATGTTGAAAAAATGTGGTGGCATTCTCCACTAAAATATGCAAATCAAGTAGTTACACCTACATTGTTCATTCATTCAGAGGAAGATTACCGTTGTTGGCTAGCAGAAGGACTTCAAATGTTTACCGCTCTTAAATATCATGGAGTTGATGCAAGACTATGCATGTTCAAAGGTGAAAACCATGAATTAAGTCGAAGTGGAAAGCCTAAACATAGAGTTAGAAGACTAGAAGAAATGACTAATTGGTTCAAAAAATATTTAAGCATATAA
- a CDS encoding CBS and ACT domain-containing protein translates to MYVKNRMTVNPYTIAYDAPINDAVEIFRDNNLKRLPVTDNEKVIGILTQGDIQKVSPTKATSLSIFEINYLLSKVTVKDAMSKNPITISPDSLLEEAAVIMRKNRIGTLPVVENNKIIGIITESDIFDAFIDLLGFKENGSRITVESKDVPGALADMADIFKSFDANITHIVAYHGDNGKSDVVIRTNTLNTNEIEKRLLEHGYRIEHVLKNDKK, encoded by the coding sequence ATGTATGTTAAAAATAGGATGACTGTAAATCCGTATACGATTGCTTATGATGCACCAATTAATGATGCAGTAGAGATATTTAGAGATAATAATCTTAAGAGACTTCCTGTCACTGATAATGAAAAAGTTATTGGTATATTAACTCAAGGTGATATACAAAAAGTGTCTCCAACAAAGGCAACATCTTTAAGTATATTTGAAATTAATTATCTTTTATCAAAAGTTACAGTAAAAGATGCAATGAGCAAAAACCCTATTACTATTTCTCCAGATAGCTTATTAGAAGAAGCAGCAGTAATTATGAGAAAAAATAGAATAGGTACATTACCAGTAGTTGAAAATAATAAAATAATTGGAATAATCACAGAGAGTGATATTTTCGATGCTTTTATAGATTTATTAGGATTCAAAGAGAATGGAAGCAGAATAACAGTTGAATCTAAAGATGTACCAGGTGCTCTTGCAGACATGGCAGATATTTTTAAATCTTTTGATGCTAACATAACTCATATTGTAGCTTATCATGGTGATAACGGTAAAAGTGATGTAGTTATTAGAACAAATACACTAAATACAAATGAAATTGAAAAAAGACTATTAGAACATGGATATAGAATAGAACATGTTTTAAAAAATGATAAAAAATAA